One window of Pseudanabaena sp. FACHB-2040 genomic DNA carries:
- a CDS encoding LptF/LptG family permease yields the protein MDRYIARELTLPFFFGVGAFSSIGISIGALFELIRRVTESGLAVTLAIQIFALKLPEFIVLAFPMSTLLSTMMTYSRLSSDSELIALRGCGVSVRRIIAPAVVLSMLVTGLTFLFNELITPAANYQAAITLEQALNSERPPFQERNIFYQEFQPASDNSDAQELKRLFYARRFDGETMYGLTILDFSQKGLNQVVSSEAATWDFGKNTWNFYNGTIYVVSPDGSFRNIVTFDNQELQLPRTPLDLASRTKNDTEMNIAEATRQLDLVRKSGDERSIRRWETRIQQKYALPFVCVVFGLVGASIGVRPQRTSKATSFGVSIVIIFGYYLLSFITNAMGEVGFLSPFLAAWLPTLLGSVAGVFLLLKASR from the coding sequence ATGGATCGCTACATCGCCAGGGAACTCACGCTGCCCTTTTTCTTTGGGGTAGGTGCATTTTCGTCTATCGGCATTTCCATCGGGGCGCTGTTTGAGCTGATCCGGCGAGTCACTGAGTCGGGTCTTGCCGTCACCCTAGCCATTCAAATCTTCGCTCTGAAGCTGCCGGAGTTTATCGTTCTGGCCTTCCCTATGTCTACCCTGCTGTCGACCATGATGACCTACAGCCGGTTATCTAGCGACAGCGAGCTAATTGCCCTGCGGGGGTGCGGCGTGAGTGTGCGGCGCATTATTGCCCCGGCGGTAGTGCTGAGTATGCTGGTCACTGGGCTAACTTTTCTCTTTAATGAGCTGATTACCCCAGCCGCCAACTACCAGGCCGCGATCACCCTAGAGCAGGCCCTCAACTCAGAGCGCCCGCCGTTTCAGGAACGCAACATTTTCTACCAGGAGTTTCAGCCCGCCTCAGACAACAGCGATGCTCAAGAGCTAAAGCGATTGTTCTACGCCCGCAGGTTCGATGGCGAAACGATGTATGGCCTGACCATTCTCGATTTCTCCCAAAAGGGGCTAAATCAGGTCGTTAGCTCCGAGGCAGCCACCTGGGATTTTGGCAAAAACACCTGGAATTTCTATAACGGCACGATTTACGTCGTGTCGCCCGACGGCTCTTTTCGCAATATTGTTACCTTTGACAACCAGGAACTGCAGCTGCCGCGCACGCCCTTAGATTTAGCGTCGCGCACCAAAAATGACACCGAGATGAACATTGCCGAAGCTACCCGCCAGCTAGATTTGGTGCGCAAGAGCGGTGATGAACGCAGCATTCGCCGCTGGGAAACTCGGATTCAGCAGAAGTATGCGCTGCCTTTTGTCTGTGTTGTGTTCGGCTTGGTGGGGGCTTCAATTGGCGTCCGGCCCCAGCGCACCAGTAAGGCCACCAGCTTTGGGGTCAGCATTGTGATTATCTTCGGCTACTACCTGCTGTCTTTCATCACCAATGCGATGGGTGAAGTCGGATTTTTGTCGCCGTTCTTGGCTGCCTGGCTGCCTACGCTGCTGGGATCGGTGGCAGGGGTTTTCCTATTGCTCAAAGCTTCCCGCTAG
- a CDS encoding LptA/OstA family protein yields the protein MARGFRRYYPTLLSLGMLLSLGLGSAVSLLPPRAQAQTGGAITLRADVQEANAATGVISARGNVKVEYPAQDIYATSAQAQYFSNERRLVLSGDVVVLQEGNRLRAETVTYLIDEDRFVALPQPNQQVETIYVLPEPSPAAASQPAAPPTLVQPAPEPPRSLEVSPVGPTTPDTSAPLNPAR from the coding sequence ATGGCCCGTGGTTTTCGCCGGTATTACCCCACTCTCTTGTCTCTCGGAATGCTGCTGTCGCTGGGGCTGGGCAGTGCTGTATCTCTGTTGCCTCCCCGGGCCCAGGCTCAGACAGGAGGGGCCATTACACTTCGCGCCGATGTCCAGGAAGCTAATGCGGCAACTGGCGTGATTAGCGCTAGAGGCAATGTCAAAGTCGAGTATCCGGCTCAGGATATCTATGCCACATCAGCCCAGGCTCAGTACTTCAGTAATGAGCGGCGGCTTGTTTTGAGCGGCGATGTCGTGGTGTTGCAGGAGGGTAACCGCCTGCGAGCCGAGACAGTCACCTATCTGATTGATGAGGATCGCTTTGTCGCCCTGCCCCAGCCTAACCAGCAGGTCGAAACTATTTACGTGTTGCCAGAACCCAGCCCAGCTGCCGCTAGCCAACCTGCCGCTCCGCCCACTTTGGTACAGCCTGCGCCAGAACCGCCCCGGTCGTTGGAGGTCAGCCCAGTTGGACCCACCACTCCTGATACCAGTGCCCCCCTCAATCCAGCTCGATAG
- the lptB gene encoding LPS export ABC transporter ATP-binding protein, whose product MKIILEAVQKTYGKRQVVNQVSLSVAQGEIVGLLGPNGAGKTTTFYIATGLERPDVGRVCLDQIDITDLPMHERARLGIGYLAQEPSIFRNLSVKDNILLVMQQTKVPAEEFDARLRNLLKEFRLEKVAKTLGVQVSGGERRRTELARAIAAGVDGPKFLFLDEPFAGVDPIAVSEIQEIVSQLRDRNMGILITDHNVRETLSIIDRAYIMSEGQILAAGNADDLYNNPLVREHYLGKDFKL is encoded by the coding sequence TTGAAAATCATCCTAGAAGCTGTTCAAAAGACTTACGGGAAGCGCCAGGTGGTCAACCAGGTGAGTCTTTCTGTAGCCCAAGGAGAGATTGTTGGCCTGCTGGGGCCAAATGGGGCAGGCAAGACGACTACGTTCTATATTGCGACTGGTCTAGAGCGGCCCGATGTGGGGCGGGTTTGCCTTGACCAGATTGACATTACCGATTTGCCAATGCACGAGCGGGCTCGCCTGGGTATTGGCTACTTGGCTCAGGAACCCAGCATCTTTCGCAATCTGTCGGTTAAAGACAATATTTTGCTGGTGATGCAGCAAACCAAAGTCCCCGCCGAGGAGTTTGATGCCAGACTGCGAAATTTGCTGAAGGAGTTTCGCCTGGAAAAGGTTGCCAAGACCCTGGGGGTTCAGGTATCGGGAGGGGAGCGGCGGCGAACAGAATTGGCAAGGGCGATCGCAGCTGGAGTTGATGGGCCAAAGTTTCTTTTTCTAGATGAGCCCTTTGCCGGAGTTGATCCCATTGCCGTGTCTGAGATTCAAGAGATTGTCAGCCAGCTGCGCGATCGCAACATGGGCATTCTCATCACAGACCACAATGTTCGCGAGACGCTGAGCATCATTGATCGGGCTTACATCATGAGCGAAGGCCAGATCTTAGCTGCTGGCAACGCCGACGACCTGTATAACAATCCTCTCGTGCGAGAGCACTACCTGGGCAAAGACTTCAAGCTTTAG
- the dxs gene encoding 1-deoxy-D-xylulose-5-phosphate synthase translates to MHLSELTHPNQLHGLSIRQLEEIGRQIREKHLETVATSGGHLGPGLGVVELTLGLYQTLDLDRDKVVWDVGHQAYPHKLLTGRYSNFHTLRQKDGVAGYLKRSESKFDHFGAGHASTSISAALGMAMARDLQGDDYKVVAIIGDGALTGGMALEAINHAGHLPNTNLVVVLNDNEMSISPNVGAIPRYLNKIRLSPPMQFLTDNLEEQFKHLPFVGESLSPELSRVKEGMKRLAVPKVGAVFEELGFTYMGPVDGHNLEELISTFKQAHKHIGPVLVHVATTKGKGYAIAEKDQVGYHAQSPFNLATGKGVPSTKPKPPGYSKVFAETLIKLAEDNPKIVGITAAMATGTGLDKLQAKLPKQYIDVGIAEQHAVTLAAGLACEGIRPVVAIYSTFLQRAFDQIIHDVCIQKVPVFFCLDRAGIVGADGPTHQGMYDIAYLRSIPNMVLMAPKDEAELQRMVVTGIGYTQGPIAMRYPRGNGYGVPLMEEGWEPLPIGKGEQLRRGEDILLVGYGSMVNPAMQTAEILSEHGIEATVVNARFAKPLDTELILPLAKEIGRVVTLEEGCIVGGFGSGLAEALLDAQVNVPVLRLGIPDLLVDHATPEESKAELGLTPAQMAAKILATFAVEKPVLRV, encoded by the coding sequence ATGCACCTGAGTGAATTAACTCACCCCAACCAACTGCACGGTCTATCCATTCGTCAGCTGGAGGAAATCGGCCGCCAGATCCGGGAAAAGCACCTGGAGACAGTCGCTACTAGCGGTGGGCACCTGGGGCCAGGTCTAGGAGTCGTAGAACTGACCCTAGGCCTCTATCAAACCCTTGATTTAGACCGAGATAAGGTGGTTTGGGACGTCGGGCACCAGGCATATCCTCACAAGCTGTTGACCGGGCGTTACAGCAATTTTCATACTCTGCGGCAAAAAGATGGGGTGGCGGGCTACCTCAAGCGCAGCGAGAGTAAGTTTGATCACTTCGGGGCTGGCCATGCCTCCACCAGCATCTCTGCGGCTCTGGGAATGGCAATGGCCCGTGACCTGCAGGGCGATGATTACAAGGTTGTCGCCATCATCGGTGACGGTGCCTTAACCGGGGGCATGGCCCTAGAGGCCATCAATCACGCCGGACATTTGCCCAACACCAACCTGGTCGTGGTGCTCAACGACAACGAGATGTCAATCTCCCCCAATGTGGGGGCCATTCCCCGCTATCTGAACAAGATTCGCCTCAGCCCGCCCATGCAGTTCCTGACAGACAACCTAGAGGAGCAGTTTAAGCATCTGCCCTTTGTCGGTGAGTCTCTCTCTCCCGAGCTGAGCCGGGTCAAGGAAGGCATGAAGCGGTTAGCAGTGCCCAAAGTGGGTGCCGTATTTGAGGAGCTGGGCTTTACCTACATGGGGCCGGTGGATGGCCACAATCTAGAGGAACTAATCAGCACCTTTAAGCAGGCCCACAAACACATCGGCCCAGTGCTGGTGCATGTGGCCACGACTAAGGGCAAGGGCTATGCGATCGCAGAAAAAGATCAGGTTGGCTACCACGCCCAATCGCCCTTCAACCTTGCTACTGGCAAGGGCGTTCCCTCCACCAAACCCAAGCCGCCCGGCTACTCCAAAGTCTTTGCCGAAACTCTGATCAAGCTGGCCGAAGACAATCCCAAAATTGTCGGCATCACCGCTGCGATGGCCACCGGAACTGGGCTTGATAAGCTCCAGGCCAAGCTGCCCAAGCAGTACATTGACGTGGGCATTGCTGAGCAGCACGCCGTCACCCTAGCCGCTGGTTTGGCCTGCGAGGGCATCCGTCCTGTTGTCGCCATTTACTCCACCTTCCTACAGCGGGCCTTTGATCAGATCATTCACGACGTCTGCATTCAGAAAGTCCCCGTCTTTTTCTGCCTAGATCGGGCAGGCATCGTCGGTGCAGATGGCCCTACCCACCAAGGCATGTACGACATTGCCTACCTACGCTCCATTCCCAACATGGTGTTAATGGCCCCCAAAGATGAGGCTGAGCTGCAGCGCATGGTCGTCACCGGCATTGGCTACACTCAAGGCCCTATTGCGATGCGCTACCCCCGAGGCAACGGCTACGGCGTGCCTCTCATGGAGGAGGGCTGGGAACCCCTGCCCATCGGCAAGGGAGAGCAACTGCGCCGGGGCGAAGACATTCTCCTGGTTGGCTATGGCTCTATGGTCAATCCGGCTATGCAAACCGCCGAGATCCTCAGCGAGCACGGCATTGAGGCGACGGTGGTTAACGCCCGCTTTGCTAAGCCCCTCGACACCGAGCTGATTTTGCCCCTAGCCAAGGAAATTGGCCGAGTGGTGACGCTAGAAGAAGGGTGCATCGTGGGCGGCTTTGGCAGCGGCCTAGCTGAAGCGCTGTTAGATGCCCAGGTGAATGTTCCAGTGTTGCGCCTAGGTATTCCTGATTTGCTGGTCGATCATGCTACGCCAGAAGAATCTAAGGCTGAGTTGGGC